One genomic region from Desulfomonilaceae bacterium encodes:
- a CDS encoding electron transfer flavoprotein subunit beta/FixA family protein produces the protein MNIIVLIKQVPSISEVKLDPKTGNLIREGIDTIINPDDVQALETAITLKETLGATVTVLTMGPVQAIDALSEAIGMGADGAILLSDRAFAGADTWATSFTLGRAIQRIEKFDLILAGRQAIDGDTAQVGPQVAEYLDLPQVTYVFDIETVEAGYVQVKRRLEDGYERIQCSLPALLTIIAGPVKPRYPQVSRLLSACREKAPIQVWNAADIGVTTAEVGMSGSFTQVVKTFAPKFERQSEFLEGRASDVVQNLIERFKQNKLI, from the coding sequence ATGAACATTATAGTGTTGATCAAACAAGTACCTAGCATTTCCGAAGTCAAGCTTGACCCTAAGACGGGCAACCTGATACGTGAAGGTATTGATACGATTATCAATCCCGACGATGTTCAAGCGCTTGAAACAGCAATCACTTTAAAGGAAACCCTTGGGGCCACGGTTACTGTCCTGACCATGGGGCCGGTCCAGGCAATTGACGCTCTTTCCGAAGCTATAGGAATGGGCGCCGATGGGGCTATTTTGCTTTCGGATCGCGCGTTTGCCGGCGCAGACACTTGGGCGACATCTTTTACTCTTGGAAGAGCGATCCAACGAATTGAAAAATTCGATCTCATATTGGCAGGTCGTCAGGCCATCGATGGAGACACTGCGCAAGTGGGGCCACAGGTGGCTGAATATTTGGATCTGCCTCAAGTTACCTATGTATTTGATATCGAAACAGTTGAGGCCGGCTACGTTCAGGTTAAACGTCGGCTCGAAGACGGATACGAGCGCATCCAATGCTCATTACCCGCTCTTTTGACCATAATAGCCGGCCCAGTTAAGCCACGCTATCCTCAGGTATCCAGGCTGCTTTCGGCTTGCCGCGAAAAAGCGCCTATTCAGGTTTGGAATGCCGCCGACATTGGCGTTACAACCGCCGAGGTCGGCATGAGCGGGTCTTTTACGCAGGTCGTCAAAACATTCGCTCCCAAGTTTGAACGTCAGAGTGAGTTCCTGGAAGGCAGGGCATCTGATGTTGTTCAAAACCTTATAGAGCGCTTTAAACAAAACAAGCTTATCTAA
- a CDS encoding electron transfer flavoprotein subunit alpha — MAVWVEIDLCDGCRRCKRECPYDAIELKDGKAHIVDRCTCCGACLEVCHHKAIHTDVQPKTIPDFSEYRGVWVFAEQRGGHLNRVSVELLGKAQELAKQLNDKVSAVLIGHNVADLADTLIQFGADIVHLSDGEIFSNYRSEPYSYVFDELITAYKPSILLMGATHIGRDLAPRVSRRTGSGLTADCTELSIEPEEGILLQTRPAFGGNVMATIANRFSRPQMATVRPGVMELLPTPGKEGVVIAHDSKVTEAQVRTKILEFVKEESPHVDLSKAKIIVAGGRGVNDLAGFGLLQELASALGAEIAGTRVAVEAGWISASNQVGQTGVTVRPELYIACGVSGAIQHRAGMMDSRFIVAINKDPYAPIFKVADWGIVGDLVDIVPELTKQLQTLCEVMCD; from the coding sequence ATGGCAGTTTGGGTCGAAATCGATCTGTGTGACGGATGTCGCCGATGTAAGAGAGAGTGTCCGTATGACGCGATAGAGTTGAAAGACGGTAAGGCGCACATAGTGGACCGGTGTACTTGTTGTGGCGCATGTTTGGAGGTATGCCACCATAAGGCCATCCACACTGATGTTCAACCAAAAACCATACCGGATTTTAGCGAATACAGGGGTGTATGGGTATTCGCAGAACAGCGTGGAGGCCACCTCAACAGGGTGTCCGTGGAGTTGTTGGGCAAGGCCCAAGAATTGGCCAAACAGTTAAACGATAAGGTCTCGGCAGTCTTGATCGGCCACAATGTAGCCGACCTCGCAGATACTCTAATTCAGTTCGGCGCTGACATTGTGCATTTATCAGATGGCGAAATCTTTAGTAACTACCGTTCAGAGCCTTATTCATATGTCTTTGACGAACTCATTACAGCGTACAAGCCCAGTATTCTGCTAATGGGCGCCACCCATATCGGACGCGATCTCGCGCCAAGGGTCTCCAGGCGCACAGGTTCAGGACTGACCGCCGATTGTACCGAACTCTCCATTGAGCCTGAAGAAGGCATCCTTTTGCAAACCAGGCCGGCCTTTGGCGGTAATGTCATGGCCACTATAGCCAATCGCTTTTCACGTCCCCAAATGGCTACCGTTAGACCCGGGGTCATGGAGTTACTCCCTACTCCAGGCAAAGAAGGTGTTGTAATCGCCCACGATTCTAAAGTCACAGAAGCTCAGGTCAGGACCAAAATTCTGGAGTTTGTCAAAGAAGAATCTCCACATGTGGATCTGTCAAAAGCCAAGATAATTGTAGCTGGTGGACGTGGTGTTAATGACTTGGCGGGATTTGGGCTCCTTCAGGAATTAGCGTCTGCGCTGGGAGCGGAAATAGCCGGTACTCGCGTTGCGGTTGAGGCTGGATGGATCTCCGCTTCTAACCAAGTGGGACAGACCGGTGTGACAGTTCGGCCGGAACTATATATTGCGTGCGGAGTGTCCGGAGCTATTCAACATCGGGCTGGAATGATGGATTCCAGGTTCATTGTGGCGATAAACAAAGATCCCTACGCTCCTATATTTAAGGTAGCCGATTGGGGAATAGTCGGGGACCTGGTTGATATCGTCCCCGAATTGACGAAGCAGTTGCAAACGTTATGCGAGGTTATGTGTGATTAG
- a CDS encoding CoA transferase, whose protein sequence is MKTLYDLKVLSLEQAMVVPYLTYRLAMDGMQVIRLENPAQGDPNRMVGDNVLNEERMNSYFLCINAGKKAITLNLAQPAGRELLQKLIKELDVDIFVTNQLPRNYKKLGIDYEILKAVKEDIIWMGITGFGPNSDEGAYDPVLQARSGLMDLTGEPDREPQVLGIPLADLGTSEHAYGLLMRAIFNRSVTGQGCRIDLSMFDSSVSWLTVPITMTASFGKHISRCGNTHEFFAPVSVYQTKNGFIYLAVGNDRQWKAMVAEGLFSSLDKPEYGNNAGRIKDVTSLNVALNSITSEHTSEELITFFTAITVPVSKINSISELISEPSVQRRLLSTLDPKTKMSVTLTPPPHMTSFLESNNLQMTFPPRLGEHNEEFYGKLGFSDQNLTKLREDGVI, encoded by the coding sequence ATGAAAACCTTGTACGATTTAAAAGTTCTTTCTCTGGAGCAGGCGATGGTGGTGCCGTACTTGACTTATCGGTTGGCCATGGATGGCATGCAAGTCATTCGTCTCGAAAATCCGGCGCAAGGTGACCCTAATCGTATGGTAGGGGACAACGTTCTGAATGAAGAACGCATGAATTCCTATTTTCTTTGTATTAACGCCGGTAAAAAGGCTATCACGCTCAACCTTGCTCAGCCTGCCGGACGGGAATTACTGCAGAAGCTCATCAAGGAATTGGATGTCGATATATTTGTTACTAATCAATTACCCCGGAATTATAAAAAACTCGGTATTGATTATGAGATCCTTAAAGCCGTCAAGGAAGATATAATATGGATGGGCATTACCGGTTTCGGCCCAAACAGCGATGAAGGCGCCTATGATCCAGTTCTCCAGGCCCGGTCCGGATTAATGGATCTCACAGGCGAACCTGACAGGGAACCTCAGGTCCTGGGCATCCCGCTGGCAGACCTTGGCACAAGCGAACATGCGTACGGTTTGCTGATGAGGGCGATTTTCAACAGATCAGTTACCGGGCAGGGTTGTCGGATTGATTTGTCCATGTTTGACTCTTCAGTTTCCTGGCTGACTGTCCCTATCACTATGACGGCGTCCTTTGGAAAACATATTTCCCGTTGTGGTAATACACACGAATTTTTTGCTCCAGTTTCTGTTTATCAAACCAAGAACGGATTCATCTATCTGGCGGTGGGAAATGACCGCCAATGGAAGGCAATGGTTGCGGAGGGACTCTTCAGTTCTCTAGATAAGCCGGAATATGGGAATAACGCAGGACGTATCAAAGATGTTACAAGTTTAAATGTTGCCTTGAACTCAATAACAAGCGAACACACTTCAGAGGAGTTGATTACATTTTTCACAGCAATCACAGTGCCTGTAAGCAAAATTAACTCTATCTCCGAGTTGATTTCCGAACCCTCTGTTCAACGGCGGTTACTGTCGACTCTAGATCCCAAAACGAAAATGAGCGTCACTTTGACTCCGCCACCGCATATGACCTCATTTCTCGAGAGCAATAATCTCCAAATGACATTTCCCCCGCGTCTTGGCGAGCACAACGAAGAATTTTACGGAAAATTGGGGTTTTCAGACCAGAATTTGACCAAATTGAGAGAAGACGGAGTTATCTAG